A genomic window from Fibrobacterota bacterium includes:
- a CDS encoding suppressor of fused domain protein — protein sequence MNPGNDERSASGAPIYRHEERTKPFSIPNHATSNLEQIEAHVEAHIGKVETVYHEIISDLVHIDVLFVKATDERPYHVLVTSGVSDEPMNVPPGLEEHRRVELLIALPKDWPLTSEAMEEENNYWPIRWLKTIGRLPHEYDTWIGWGHTIPNGDPAENIANTNFVGFMLAPPYVLPVDFFELKTSSDAVIKFYALIPLFQEEMDFKLKNGSDAIEELLNEHDGGFEIDPTRPNVAKSR from the coding sequence ATGAACCCTGGAAATGACGAACGCTCCGCATCTGGTGCGCCGATCTACCGGCATGAAGAGCGCACAAAGCCCTTCAGCATCCCCAATCATGCGACCAGCAATTTGGAGCAAATCGAGGCGCATGTCGAGGCTCATATCGGGAAAGTGGAAACGGTGTATCATGAGATCATCTCGGATCTTGTCCACATCGATGTTTTGTTCGTGAAGGCCACCGACGAACGGCCCTACCACGTTCTGGTGACCAGTGGTGTCAGCGACGAGCCCATGAATGTGCCTCCCGGCTTGGAAGAGCATCGTCGCGTCGAGCTCCTGATCGCCCTGCCAAAGGATTGGCCTTTGACGTCGGAAGCGATGGAGGAGGAGAACAACTATTGGCCAATTCGATGGCTGAAAACCATCGGGAGGCTCCCTCATGAATATGACACCTGGATCGGATGGGGACACACCATCCCCAATGGTGATCCTGCGGAAAACATTGCCAACACGAACTTCGTTGGCTTCATGTTGGCCCCCCCTTACGTGCTGCCCGTTGATTTTTTCGAGCTAAAGACCTCTAGCGATGCGGTGATCAAGTTTTATGCCCTCATCCCTCTTTTCCAAGAAGAGATGGACTTCAAACTGAAAAACGGATCGGACGCGATCGAAGAATTATTGAACGAACACGACGGCGGTTTCGAGATCGATCCAACCCGACCCAACGTCGCAAAATCCCGATAG